One region of Henckelia pumila isolate YLH828 unplaced genomic scaffold, ASM3356847v2 CTG_270:::fragment_1, whole genome shotgun sequence genomic DNA includes:
- the LOC140870846 gene encoding zinc finger A20 and AN1 domain-containing stress-associated protein 5 — MAQRTEKEEAEFKVVPETIVLCVKCGVAGNTSGNNLCQKCFSAAGAGAKLINHVFGEEVIRSGASGKSSPERGSNPAETTGDLKTELPTEAVKREVNRCSGCRRKVGLTGFRCRCGELFCADHRYSDRHECSYDYKAAGREAIAKENPVVKAAKIVRI; from the coding sequence atggCGCAGAGAACGGAGAAAGAGGAGGCTGAGTTCAAGGTCGTACCTGAAACGATCGTTTTGTGCGTGAAATGCGGTGTTGCGGGTAATACCTCCGGTAATAATCTCTGCCAGAAATGTTTCAGCGCCGCCGGAGCTGGAGCGAAGCTGATAAATCACGTGTTCGGGGAGGAGGTTATCAGATCTGGCGCGTCCGGGAAGTCCTCGCCGGAGAGGGGCTCGAATCCGGCTGAAACGACTGGAGATCTGAAGACTGAGCTGCCGACGGAGGCGGTGAAGAGAGAGGTCAACAGGTGTTCTGGATGCCGGAGGAAGGTCGGTTTGACCGGGTTCAGGTGCCGGTGCGGCGAGCTCTTCTGCGCCGATCATCGGTACTCCGACCGCCACGAGTGCAGCTACGACTACAAGGCCGCCGGGAGAGAGGCGATCGCGAAGGAAAATCCTGTGGTTAAAGCCGCCAAAATCGTGAGAATTTGA